A portion of the Acidisarcina polymorpha genome contains these proteins:
- a CDS encoding sugar transferase, with the protein MGDLPTQSRKYEVGKRIFDIALAILIAPIVGLMIAFIGALIFLTAGQPIFFRQKRIGQHGREFYIWKFRTMRPHADHILAEHLKRDAEARDEWFHTHKLRNDPRITPLGSLLRKTSLDELPQLLNVFAGDMSFVGPRPIVRAEMVKYAERFPYYLAAVPGITGLWQVSGRCNVSYEARVILDETYVCKWSMARDLWILLKTPRAVCYRDGAY; encoded by the coding sequence TTGGGTGATCTCCCTACGCAGAGCAGGAAATACGAGGTAGGCAAGCGCATTTTTGATATCGCACTCGCGATCCTGATTGCTCCGATTGTCGGGTTGATGATCGCTTTCATCGGAGCCCTGATCTTTCTCACGGCTGGCCAGCCGATTTTCTTTCGTCAGAAGCGCATTGGCCAACATGGCCGAGAATTTTACATTTGGAAATTTCGCACTATGCGGCCGCATGCCGACCATATTCTCGCGGAGCATCTCAAGCGAGATGCGGAAGCACGAGACGAGTGGTTTCACACCCATAAACTGCGCAATGATCCACGAATTACCCCGCTTGGGAGTTTGCTCAGGAAGACGAGCCTGGATGAGCTTCCCCAGCTCCTTAACGTGTTTGCCGGGGATATGAGCTTTGTCGGTCCCAGGCCGATTGTCCGAGCGGAGATGGTCAAATACGCAGAGCGGTTTCCCTATTACCTGGCCGCAGTTCCTGGGATCACCGGACTTTGGCAGGTTTCTGGACGCTGCAACGTCTCCTATGAAGCTCGCGTCATACTGGATGAGACTTACGTTTGCAAGTGGAGCATGGCGAGGGACCTATGGATCTTGCTGAAGACTCCGCGGGCGGTCTGCTACCGAGATGGCGCCTACTAG
- the gatC gene encoding Asp-tRNA(Asn)/Glu-tRNA(Gln) amidotransferase subunit GatC: protein MTNSERVTGRDLQRVADLANLELTEEEEASMLRDLNSILDHVAHLNELDTSSVPAMAQVSEILGSNSAGRPLREDEVISSLDRATVMECAPDSDGTFFRVPKVIER from the coding sequence ATGACGAACTCAGAGAGAGTAACGGGCCGCGACCTGCAGCGGGTGGCCGATCTTGCCAACCTGGAACTAACCGAGGAAGAAGAAGCCTCGATGCTGCGCGACCTGAACTCCATCCTGGACCACGTGGCGCACTTAAATGAGCTCGACACCTCGTCGGTCCCGGCGATGGCGCAGGTCAGCGAGATTCTCGGCTCGAATTCGGCCGGGAGGCCGCTCCGCGAAGACGAGGTGATCTCCTCTCTGGATCGTGCGACCGTCATGGAATGCGCCCCGGATTCCGACGGGACGTTCTTCCGTGTTCCTAAGGTGATTGAGCGATAA